One genomic window of Cricetulus griseus strain 17A/GY chromosome 3, alternate assembly CriGri-PICRH-1.0, whole genome shotgun sequence includes the following:
- the LOC100760745 gene encoding cysteine-rich PDZ-binding protein-like has protein sequence MAKDGVRKCEKKISTVITPDTWKNDTWSTTESGGRKLNENKALTLRKARFDPYGKNKFSTCRIRKSSVHQPGSHYCQGCAHKKGICAMCGKKVLDTKNYKQTSV, from the exons ATGGCG AAGGATGGTGTGcgaaaatgtgaaaagaaaatcagCACCGTTATCACTCCAGATACATGGAAAAATGATACATGGAGCACCACAGAAAGTGGTGGAAGGAAGctgaatgaaaacaaagcattGACTTTGAGAAAAGCAAGGTTTGATCCATATGGAAAGAATAAGTTCTCCACTTGCAGGATCCGTAAAAGTTCTGTACACCAGCCCGGTTCTCATTACTGTCAAGGCTGTGCTCACAAAAAAGGCATCTGTGCCATGTGTGGCAAAAAGGTTCTGGACACCAAAAACTACAAACAGACCTCTGTCTAG